The stretch of DNA GCAATGCTCGTCTTCAAACTGGAAGCCTGGAGCGAGGCCAAGGTCATTATCGTCTTCCATGTGGTCGGCACGGCCATGGAAATATTCAAAACACATGCCGGATCATGGGTCTATCCGGAGGAAAGCTTCTTTCGCATTGGCGGCGTACCGCTGTTTTCGGGCTTCATGTATGCGGCTGTGGGTTCCTATATGGCGCGCATCAACCGTATTTTTGATATCAGGCTCAATCATTATCCGCCATTGTGGACGACAGTATTTCTGGCCACCGCGATTTATATCAATTTCTTCGCGCATCATTTCGTCTGGGATCTTCGCTGGGCACTGTTCGCGCTCACTTTTGCGCTCTACTGGCGCACGTCCATGCATTACCGGGTGTTTCGCTTTCGCCACAAGATGCCGCTGCTGATCGCTTTTCTGCTGACATCGCTCTTCATCTGGATTGCCGAGAATATCGGCACATGGTCGAGGGCATGGCTTTATCCCAACCAGCGCAATGGCTGGGAACTGGTTTCGATGAGCAAGCTCGGCTCATGGTATCTTCTGATGATCATCTCGGTCGTGCTGGTGACGCTGGTGCACCGCCCCCGCCCTTACGATGCGGAAGAAGAAACAAGAGCCGAGGCAACGTCTAAGGAATAGGTCTCCACTTAGAGCGGATCAGGTTTAACGGGAACGCCTGAAACGCCTTATCTATTCGTTTTATCGTATTATCCTCACGCATCGAAGCAGGAACAGAAATCAGTCCACTGGACTGATTTCCCTGCGTAGACGCTTCATACTGTTGCTGGAGATACTTTAGAATTTCCCCGACACATCAATCACTGCACCATAAGCCGTGTCCCGGTTTAGCGTACGCGTAAGATAAGGCGTGATGCCGATACTGACCCCATCGCTGAACCGATAGGAAAGCGTCGTTGAAGCACTGCCGCGTGTATGGGCCGCATCCGATTCAAAGCGCAACGCTCCAATGTAATCGGCAGCAGCGACAACAGCAGGGTCCGTATAGCTAATGTCCTGCTCGATTTCCGCATTAACGGCCCATCGCACACGTTCTGTTAACGGCACGGCGTAATTAGCACCAAGATAAGCGGTTGTGCGTTCGGATGTCACATTCGAGTAGCTGAATGGAAAATGCACCCCGGTCTCCGTATAGCCATCCATTTTGAGATCGCTATAGCGCAGACCACCGTAATAGCTAAGTGTCGCCTGATTTGCGAAGTCGAAAGATTGCCCCAGTTCCAGCGACGCGCCCCAGCCGGTAATCGTACTTTCTCCTGTTCCAGCTTCTGTGTAGCCGAGAATCCGGCGTTTACGCGTTACATCATAACGGTTTGCGGCAATGGCGCCGCGCAGATACCAGTTTCCTGTTGCGGTCTTGCCCTGCCATCGAGCATGGATACCGCCGCCGATATTGGTGTTGTTGCGATCAAAATCGCCGGGAAGATCACGCGAGACGGAATGGGCCACGGTAACGCCTGCCAGAAAATTATCAGTAAAGGCATGCGCGGCAGCAATCCAGCCAAGCGCGTCCGTGGTATCGCCCGCTCGCCCGACATCGACTGACACGGAATAACAGCTCTCGCCAGCCTTCGCGACATCACATGATCTTTGCAGGCGATCCAGTCCTCTGCGTTGGGATTCGATGACCGAAAATGTATCATTGGCAAGGCTTGCCAA from Brucella sp. BE17 encodes:
- a CDS encoding DUF817 domain-containing protein — encoded protein: MQTNRHFTGLERRIDAVAHRILARLPRGRIADSLIEFLVFGLKQAWACLFGGAMLALIIATRWVWPDGGAGIIARYDFLFLSALVIQLAMLVFKLEAWSEAKVIIVFHVVGTAMEIFKTHAGSWVYPEESFFRIGGVPLFSGFMYAAVGSYMARINRIFDIRLNHYPPLWTTVFLATAIYINFFAHHFVWDLRWALFALTFALYWRTSMHYRVFRFRHKMPLLIAFLLTSLFIWIAENIGTWSRAWLYPNQRNGWELVSMSKLGSWYLLMIISVVLVTLVHRPRPYDAEEETRAEATSKE